In Ralstonia pseudosolanacearum, the DNA window GCACGCTGCAGTTGCGTGGTCGACGTCAGGCAACTGCGCAGGGGCGGCTCGGTATTGGCGCTGGCCGCCTGAAAGGCCGCCGGCACGGCACTGCCGATGCTCATCAGCCGGACCACGCCGTCGAGAAAGCCGGGCAACTGCTGCATCAGGCGCTCGTTCATGCGGCGGGTGCGGTTCCAGAACAGGAACGCGGCCACGAGCGCGTACAGCGCCACCGCCATCGCGGCCGACAGCAGACCCGACATCACCCAGGCCAGCAGCGCAAGCGCCACGAGCGGGCCGAGCAACAGGATGTACAGGCGCCGGCCCGGCTCGAGATCGGCGCGCCGCAGCGCGTCGTGCCAGGCCCGGTGCAGGCTGTCCGGCACGCCGGCGGGCACGCTCTCCGTGTTGGCCTGGTAGCGCGCGTTGATCTGCTCGGTCTGCACGCGCACGAAACTGCGCGACGCCTCCCGCTCGCGCCGGCGCACGGCCTCCGCCCACAGCATCAGCGCGGCGCCCACCAGCAGCAGCGCCAGGCAGCCGGCCCAGAGCGCGCCCTCAGACATGGAAGCGTCCTCCGCCGCCGAAGCCGGCGCCCAGGCCGCCGCCATCCGTCGCCGTGTTGCGCATGCGCGCCAGCTTGGGCGAATGCG includes these proteins:
- a CDS encoding type II secretion system F family protein; amino-acid sequence: MSEGALWAGCLALLLVGAALMLWAEAVRRREREASRSFVRVQTEQINARYQANTESVPAGVPDSLHRAWHDALRRADLEPGRRLYILLLGPLVALALLAWVMSGLLSAAMAVALYALVAAFLFWNRTRRMNERLMQQLPGFLDGVVRLMSIGSAVPAAFQAASANTEPPLRSCLTSTTQLQRAGKDLDAAVLAVGQLYRVNELILLSSVLRLALRYGGRADIVMERTAAFMRDREQAQKELLALSAETRLSAWILGLLPVVVGGIIIMVNAPYVMSMWRDPSGKMLMMAACGLEVMGSLILARLAKAV